In Ipomoea triloba cultivar NCNSP0323 chromosome 15, ASM357664v1, one genomic interval encodes:
- the LOC116005685 gene encoding uncharacterized protein LOC116005685, giving the protein MRNILPVRVLLRTRHVWAGGGCPFCHSDEETMDLLFCSCPVATQVWHVSIIQHSDCLAVLLNTALCSPSVKDSVHTAAKLWLIWNTRNDAIWKGKLLRIDDLLRQVESFCDLWFSVYSRDVVVTFAAPGASSWSPPPIHRLKCNVDAALFEDGVGFGLIVRSHTGAFVSTHNAPLGCGRDPYLAEAMAVKEALSWMKINGYSDFILESDSLNFYSNYNSNLVDLSYVGLLVKQCRCIANDIGNVFVHRVRRSANQVAHVLARATGSSSVLGSWTSTGLYCSFD; this is encoded by the coding sequence ATGCGGAACATTCTCCCAGTTCGTGTGCTGCTAAGAACTCGCCATGTGTGGGCTGGGGGTGGGTGTCCGTTTTGTCACTCCGATGAGGAGACAATGGATCTTTTGTTCTGCTCATGCCCTGTGGCGACCCAGGTATGGCATGTCTCTATTATTCAGCATAGCGATTGCTTGGCCGTGTTGCTTAATACGGCTCTGTGCAGTCCGAGCGTGAAGGATTCTGTTCACACTGCGGCCAAGCTATGGTTAATATGGAACACTAGGAATGATGCTATTTGGAAGGGTAAGCTTCTGCGTATTGATGATTTGTTGAGGCAGGTTGAAAGCTTTTGTGATTTATGGTTCTCGGTTTACAGTAGGGATGTGGTTGTAACGTTTGCAGCTCCGGGAGCGTCTAGCTGGTCTCCACCACCCATTCACCGTCTGAAGTGCAACGTTGATGCGGCTCTATTTGAGGATGGTGTTGGTTTCGGGTTGATTGTCAGGAGCCATACTGGAGCTTTTGTTTCAACCCATAATGCCCCGCTTGGTTGCGGTCGAGACCCATACTTGGCTGAAGCTATGGCAGTTAAGGAGGCACTCTCATGGATGAAGATTAATGGTTATAGTGATTTCATTTTAGAATCTGATAGTCTTAATTtctattctaattataattcaaatttaGTGGACTTGTCGTATGTTGGTTTGTTAGTTAAGCAATGTCGCTGCATTGCTAATGACATTGGGAACGTGTTTGTTCACCGTGTCAGAAGGTCAGCGAATCAGGTGGCTCATGTCTTGGCACGGGCAACAGGTTCTTCGTCTGTCCTAGGGTCGTGGACATCCACCGGCCTGTATTGCTCATTTGATTGA